AACAAATATGGAGTGGGACCTAAGATGGCCACCATGTTGGCTGCTCTGCTCTGTTGTTTGTTATAGTCTCATTTTCAAGCTTCAAACTCTGTGTGCTCCATTTACTATTCCCTCTTTCTAAGTCTAATACCATTCTTGATTTGATCTCTCTTTCATTTTTTCAAAACTCCCTTGAAACTTTTGAAATTATAGGCTGTTTAGACAGGAAAATGTCAAATTGGCTTCCTTATCTCTTTCAGAAAAGCCATCTTGATTGTTTTTGACAACAAAAGCCATCTAGATTGTAAATACTCCAACTGTCATGTAACACTATGGCTCTAGAGAATGATATTCTTTCCACTGGATTTTATTTCCGGGAATCTGTAACTCACTGACTTTGGTTTaagtttatgtttatatatcaATCTAATCTTCCAGTAAAAGAAAAACGTGGccatgatttaaaaaaaaaaacgttttgatttcaatttaaagaaaaagaaaacacataacAACATTCATAATTTCATACCATCTTCATCCATAACGGATCAACGATTGTTCTGAACTTATTAGACTTAAAACTCTCACAGATTCAACAATGTCATTAAAACAATCCTGAGAGTTAAACCATCCTTTCATCAATATGAATCACATCTTGGCTTCTCTAGCTGccaatctcttcttcttcttcttgacacTAGCTGACTTGTAACCTCCTTTGCACGGTTTCCCCCAAGGGCTAACCGATGTCCTTCCTCTGCTTCCACTACTTTTGCTCTTCCCTTCACCACCACCGTGTGGATGATCACAAGGATTCATCGCCACACCTCTCACTTTAGGTCTTATCCCCAGCCACCTGCTCTGCCCTGCTTTATAGAGCTTCTTCACTCCATGAGACGGGTTCGACACTGTACCGATAGTAGCACGGCATCTGGCGTTGATCCACCTGGTGTCCCCTGATGGAAGCTTTATCAAGCATTTCCCTGAAGCAGGCTCCTTTAGGATCTTGGCGTTAGTTCCTGCAGCGCGGACTAGCTTGGCGCCTTGACCAGGGTTCATCTCGATGTTGTGGATGATTGTTCCTATGCGCATCATACCTAGCGGCATGGAACTTCCGATCATTGAGTTGATGTCCATGTGGAGCATCTTTTCTTCCATTTCTGCCACAAGTGTTTTGTTCTGCACATCAccaaaacctgcaaaaataccaaaaaatgaaattaaactaGAGGCCTTCAAGTGTCATAAAACAAAACCGCACACAAACCGAAAGCAACGGATTTTGACAAAAGGCTAGAAGAGAACTCTGGATTAACATTACACTAATATGTGAATATGATCTCCTTACTCAACATAACTCGAATCCTAGTTAGAGAAAACCATACAGGTGCAGCATACACGACCACAACCCAAGTCCCAAAAAAGTACATGCATTAGTTTTCTGTACTTAGTTCATCATTTAGGATACAAACGATAATGAAAAACAATTCCAAGGCAGTTAAATAACAGAATTAAGCGAAGAATCTAGCTACAGATAATAGGACATAAAAAATAGCACCAGAGTTGGAAATAAACCAAGTTTAGGCCTTGAGATATAATGATACTGAATTCTATATTCTTCCAAAACACAAAAGAATCTCAACATGAAATAATAGAGTACTCAGGTTACTACATTGTGGAAACATAggtacaaaagaaaaaaaggtgaACTAATAATGCAACCTAATTCATCATCTCAAAAGGAGAAGCAAAGGGTTTATGCCGTGACAAAACCCAGAAGAGCTCGGACAGTTTTAACTAGTATCCATACACAAGAGGGCTAGAATAATAGCATCTAAGGTTTTGTAACAATAATTCTTATGCAAGTACAGCTCACAGTTCAACCTTATTCCTCAAGAATATACTACACCATCCTGCGACCTATATTAGATCACATATTTCCAAAACTAATTGAAAAAACCTGAAAAGCTTAAAACTTTAATCATAAAAAAGCTACCCAAGAATGAAGCTTCACGGCATGATCATTTCATGACATAGTATGCAACAAGAAATGTAGCAACTTTTAAATTCAAGAAGGCCAAGAAGATGACTAGTAACCTGTAGAGAGACTGCGAAATGCTGGACGAACAAGGCTGTTCAACGAAGAAGCAGCAGTTCGAGCTCTGCATAGCGCCACAAGGGCCGACATTAGGAGTGCAGTGTAATAAAAAAGGTAGGGTCTTTGCGGGATAGATCTCACGCTCTATAGCTCCAACctatcaaacaaacaaacaccgATATTATTAATAGTCTGCAGCTTTTACTTATCTCAAAAAAATTGAGATTGAGACAAACCTGAGAGATGCGAAATCGAAGAAAATTTgattcaaagagagagagagagagagatgagaagaCGCGGCTCTGATCGAAGAGAGATTTGATGAACTCAAGGGTTCGGGttcctaatcctaaaccatgaGTGAAGCCTCTCATGATTCCGGTTTAGACCTCCCGGTTCGACCGTTACTCAGAAATATTTGCTGCTAGTTACAAGCTAAGTCCAAGGTGTTGAGATTAGGCAGCGATTTATGGGTCACTAACCTTAATCTATAAAGAATCTATGTACCAAATAAAATTCACTGATTCAAAAATAATACATAAGAGAATGACACACCAATTCACTACTGTAGTTGTTAAAATAGCTTTAAAAATTGTCAATCTCATGAATTAGGATTTAATGATTACACTATAATTCATCATCAGTTTTGGATAATGGTTTACAAACCATTAAAATGGCACTCAGGAACACAGCACTAACGGTAATGATACTAGTAATTACGGTTGATCCTTGTATTATAGATTTACGGTAAATCACTTGAGATTTGAAGTTTCTGTGCTATCATTTTGGTTAGGCCCAGTGCGTTTATGACTCAATCCGGTAGGCATATATACATCAAACCCggtttaaacaaaacataaccaATAAAACCGGACCACGATGATATAACAAGTCCAGACACAGCTCTATTCAAAAGTCTGATCCACCACCATAAAGCACAACAAACAAGTCTTTCATTTAACTTTTACacattatttttaaacatcAGAGATTCAGCCCTCATTCTCTTAACCTCTTTTCCTTATtcctgaaaaaaaagaaaacaaagatagTTTTCTGTGAGCAAAACAATCACACAACAATGTTCAAGCTATAACCCATAAAAGAAGAACATATACTAAcctcatcgtcatcatcatcttccttctTCAGACGAGTCTCACCACCTTCCTTGATAATAGGAAGCTTCATACCTCCAAACGGTGTATCAACATCCACATTACCTTTAATAGTGTACCCAGTTCCTTTACCACGTATCATATCCCAAAGCGCAGACCCAAAGTCCTTTGGCTTGAACGTGATCGGCACATTAATCAACCCACTCCCGTTTTTATCAAGCTTTACAGAGTCAGATATCTCTGCCTTCCCAATACTCACATCAGCCAACCACACCTCACAGTCCAAGTCATTAACCCCCAAGTCAAAATCATTCAAGTTCTCAAGCCTCACGTGGAGTATCGCCACGGTCTCTTCCAGAGAAAACTTCTGGAACTTGATCTTCTCGATGTCGACATCAGGTTTCTTCGGGATCGGGATCTCTCCACGTTTCTCCAACGGTAACGTGAGCCTCCCCAAGACAGGCACGTCGACGATGAGATCAACTTTGATCCTGTAAGGTATGATCATCCCGGGGTTGATGTCGTTGTAAGTGCTCTTGATGTCGTCGTAGATCAGAGTCAGCGGTATCTTGACGGTTTCTTCTCCATGCGCCTTGATGGTTCCAGCGTCAGGGATCAGTCCAGAGACGAGTTTCCTCCCGTCACTGTCGATCAAGTAGTCGATGTCGATGAGAGGGATGGGAACAGGGTTGGGGTTCTTGACGAGCACGTCTACGACAATGTCTGCTCTCTCGAGATTGATCTTGGGGATGTGAATGGCGGAGACGTCAGCTGTTGGCTTCCCGAAACCAACGGTTCCCTGTATCTTCCCGCCGATGTCGTGAATGAAACCTTTGACATTGTCTAGGAATCCACctttaccttcttcttctttttcatccTCCTCCTTGTGAGCTCTGTCAACGATTTCAACTTTGTTCTCGGATGTAGACATACCTAAGAAGGCAAGGAGACATCATTAGaaaaaaagtcaaaaccaaAAGAGTGTTTCAGCAGTTGTTAAAGCGTATAACAACACGTCATGTCGTTGAATCATACTACATGATAAAAAGTGAATCTAACATCATATTCCTTTAGCTCAAACACATTGAATCTCTGAAGTACATCAACAATGATAAGATCACGTGGATCAAGTGGATACATGGTAAGTAAAACACAGATTCAAATGTTTGGTCTAAACAAGATAGCACCATGTCAAAACAGATCTAATGATATCTTGATCTAATCATCACCTATTTCCAGATTAAACACAGAAAGGATCAACGAAAGAACAGATAACGAACAGAAGTGGATTTGAACGTACCTCGAGAGTTGGATGGAATGTGAGCAAGAGAGAGACAAGAGAGTGCTTTCAAGAGTTGTGTGGTGGTGTTGGCTCAGGCTGATTCGTTGAACTAAACTGGACGTTGACGCGTAATCTTCGCCTTGCCGACAAATCCGTCGTGTCAAGATACTATTGGGCTAGAAAGGCTCTTCAATTGCGTTTTGACGCGTAAGTTTCAAGATATTAGGATAATGAGAGCCatatttttgtttggtaaagAATAACCCACTTGCCCCCAAAATTCAGAGGAACTTATTATTAGGTTACAACAACACACGATTCATAACCAGACCAAAAGCGTCTAAATATTTGTCTAACaaggtgaaaaaaaaaaagaaagaaaagattttGGTAATCTTTGAGGTACAGTTTTGGAGATTGAATTGTAACCAAGTGCGACAAGAGCAACAAGTTCTCATATATGATCATTGTGTTCATCCATGGAAGGAGCATCTATTTCAGGTGGTGCTCAAACAACGACGCCATCTCGAGCTGCAGAAAGAAAAGAGGAGAGAAAATTCGAACATGACTACTTGCTTAGTAACGGATGATTGATCATGAGGAACTTTTACTTGTTGTTTTAATAGTAAAAGATTGATACTTACCGCCGTCAAAGCAGTTTCAGCTCCCTTGTTTCCGGCTTTGCCACCAGATCGATTCAGTGCCTAGAGTTTCAGTTTATTCAGTCTTTATCCATTATGATGAATCAGCTATACTGTACATATCATCAATACTTGCATAACACAACCTAACCTGATCCATGTCCTCGCATGTCAGTACACCAAATATGCATGGAACACCTGCAAAATTGGGGATCGAAAGCGTTACTGCTACTGCAAAGCTAAACTAAGTGCAAGAGAAGATGAGATCAACATCCAAAGAACTAAATTGATGCTTTGGGAATCTAACTGTCTAAGATCCTGACCAAAGGCAAAACTGAAGCAGGTCCTTGACTTTggaaatgtaaaagaaaaaatacaatcTTTGTCtgttttcaaaacaatcataatGTATTCCAGATgcaggaggaggagagagagtaGTCCAAACCTGAGTTGATGCCAGCAGAAAGTACTCCAGATGCAGCAGAGTTGGCAACAGCATCATAATGTGTGGTATCTCCTCTTATCTAACACacaacaaaggattcacaaaagTAGATCAAAACCCCAACTCTAAACATGTCTCAGCAACATAACTCAAACTACTTTCAGAAGCACATACAACCAGATGGGTTGAGAATTAGTTTAAAAGAAAAGAGTCATACCACAGCACCAATACATAAAACGGCATCGAAGTTTCCTGATTTCCCAAGGTTTTGTGCAACAACGCCAATCTCAAAGCTGCCAGGAACCCATATAACCTGATTGAAAAAGAGATTAAATCAGAGAAACAATAGCTCCACCACAAAGGATGTAAAACAATAGAATATAAGATGTTATACTTGGATGTCTTCTTCTCTGACTGAATACTTCTTGAAAGTTTCGATGGCTCCTTCCAGAAGCAACTTCGTCACAACCTCGTTGAAACGAGCAACAACCTTGAcagattaaataaaaaaaaccaaTCAATCAGAACTCAACAAATCCTGAAAAAAAGGTGAAGACTTTTCGAAATAAAAGAGAGAGCTCACGATGGCGAATCGAAGACCTTCCCCTCTCATAAGCGACCCGGTGACATGTCGAACAGCTTCCGTCACCACCGACGAGCGTAGCTCCTTCTCTACAGCGAGTGGTGACGCGAAACCTAGCACGGAAACTCTTAACATCTCGAGATTGCGAAAAAGTATGGAgctttaagagagagagagagagtgcgAGAAGGTTATATCATACCGGATGCGGATGAGGAGAATGATAGGCTACTGGATTTGATTACAGAAGGGAAACAAGACGATTGAGGTGGGTGGAGATGAGGGCGTGACGTCGGAGTTAGGCGGAGGCACGGCGGCGATGCTAACGACTTCATTTGAGCTGATGCGGTTAAtagtgagtgagtgagtgagagGCTAAAGAAAGATAACCTCTCTACCGTCGGTTTAGCCATTTTATAGATTCCGGTTAACTGCTAAATAAGATAACAACCTCTTTACCGTTGGTTTAACCATTTAATAGGTTCCGGTTAACTGCTGAATAAGATAACCTCTTTACCGTTGGTTTAAAGACTTCCGGTTTGACGAAGCCCTAAAGCTCAATTTTGTCGCCGGGACGGATTTTTCagacaaacaaagaagaaaactttCGTCGAACCGTACGATATGGCTGCTACGACGAACTGGTACCATTTCGATTCTTTTGATCTCTTTTAACTCTTTTAGATTGAATCTACTGAGGTAAACGTGGGATTGATCACAGGCTCGCGGCGTCTTCAAGTGTGTTCCTTACTCGTCCAGTGAACTCTCCTGTCTCATTTGCTTCTAGAACCAATCTGATTCCATGTAGAAGCCGTGTTAGATTTCAGGGCTGTGTGAAACGTCGTCTTCCGGTGGTTTTATCCATGCCGGCAACGGAGGGTTCCGGTGTGGTGGCCGTGAAGTCTGTTTTGCCTGGAAATGGCATATCCATCATGGTATATGACTTGTCTTTGGTACATATTTCGATTGTCTTATGGaatgtttagttaattttagtgACATTTATTCAAGAAATAGCAATGGGGTATGTTTTTTTGGTGTTGGTTGTTGTCGGTTAAGCTGTGGATTATCTGTGTTATATCAGGTGAATGGATGCAGTGGCAAAATGGGGAAGGCTGTGATCAAAGCAGCAGACTCTGCAGGAGTCAACATCGTTCCCACATCGTTTGGATCTGCTGCTGAGGCTGGTCAGACTGTTGAGGTGTGTGGAAAAGAGATTACTGTGTACGGTCctgcagagagagagaaggttCTTTCTTCTGTGTTTGAGAAGCACCCGGAGCTGATTGTTGTCGACTACACAATCCCATCTGCAGTCAATGGTATGTTGGTAACACTCCAGAACCTCTCATTCGAGCTACTTCTTCTCTGTTGTTAGTTTATGATGCTTTTGTCTTTTCGTAAAAAATAATGTAGATAATGCGGAGCTGTACAGCAGAGTAGGTGTTCCTTTCGTGATGGGAACAACTGGTGGAGACAGGAACAAACTGTATGAAACTGTTGAAGAAGCGAAGATTTACGCTGTGATTTCTCCACAGATGGGTAAACAAGTATGTGTGTACTCGGATTGTTAAAGTATTGTTATTTAAAGATCTTTTTTTAGCTCATCATATCTCTTTGCTATGTTGGTTCATTAGGTTGTTGCATTTCTTGCGGCCATGGAGATCATGGCTGAGCAGTTTCCAGGAGCCTTTGCTGGTTACTCCTTGGAGGTTACTTCCTTACTTCCGTTAGTTTTATATTGCTTCTTGCTACGTCTAATCAACCTCCATCTATATTTGTAGGTGATGGAGTCTCATCAAGCTAGCAAATTGGATGCATCAGGAACAGCAAAAGCTGTTATCTCTTGCTTCCAGGAACTGGGAGTGTCTTACGACATGGATCAGGTGCATTGCTTTTACTTTATTCTCAACTTATTTGATCTCCGGATATGAATGTTCTGTGTATACAACTTGTTGTGGTAGATACAATTGATTAGGGATCCTAAACAGCAAGTTGAGATGGTGGGGGTTCCTGAAGAGCATGTCTCTGGCCACGCTTTCCATCTCTATCACTTGACATCACCTGATAAAACGTAATGCAATGCCTTAGACATGATTATATAACTTTGATCTCTATTGTAAAAAAGTGTTTTATCTCCTCCCATAACTAGCTATATCTTTTCattgtcttttttcttttttgcagtGTCTCCTTTGAGTTCCAACACAACGTCTGTGGCAGATCAATATACGCTGAGGGAACTGTCGATGCTGTGCTTTTCCTTGCCAAAAAGGTTCTAAAGCCTTACTCATTTTCCTCATAATGATTCTTTTCCTTTCTCTATGAGTCTCACCTCCTCTATCTAACGATGCTAATTGTTGTGAAATGCAGATTCGATTGAAATCAGAGCAGCGAATCTTCAACATGATTGATGTTTTGAGAGAGGGAAACATGCGTTGAGcttcctgatttttttttgtccaaatAACCATTTGGTTGGTTCTAGAAGAGCTGAGATAGATTTACCAAATCATCAGCTGTGAAAGTTAGATGTTTGGTTCCCCTCcacttcttctgtttttttttggacaggcttgaggtttttttttgcagttacACCAACTGGTGTTTTgtagctctttttttttttttctgtctatCCTAGAACTTTCCATTGCATTGttcatttaaactttttttaccATAAATGTTACTCTCCTTTCTGAAAGTCCTATAGGTAATAGTTAGCTTCATTTTCAGAACAACGACCTCAGGGAAAATAACGTATCTGCATCATCAGTAGGCCTATAGGTTCTGATGAAGAAGTAAGATTTGATTTGGAGAAGTAAGATTTGATTTGACCCATACAAGGTTCTTTTTCTCCTTTAAGACCCACCAAATATACATTTCTACAACAAAACCCCCAATACTGTAAACGGTACGACATGAGAAGATCATCACCATAGTAACGAGTACGTACATGATCGATATCACACATCTTGTAATTATATGTTGACCAAAACACGAAAAAACATTcatatttactattttcttgAATTGTTATGTAATTTATTGACCTGTGATGCAAGAAAACAGACGATGATTCTTGAATCTCACGAGCTGATGACCTTCATGCGGCGGAGAACAACCCTTCTCCATAGCTCCAACGGCTCTTCTTTTTGTTTCCCGGCTTGATAAGGATGAGTTATCTCCTATGCACCAGCGACGTCGATGCTGACCGTCCACGTTCATTTCCATGTCGTAAGACTCACGAGTTgttctggaggaggaggagagacgCTCGTAACGACGGCGGGTAAGGTTCTTCTTCACGGCTCTATACACCATTGGTATTAAACCATCCATTGATGCTCTAATATTCTTTGCTCCTTTTTTATTTAGGTGGATGATATCTTTGTAAGATGAAGaatatggttttgtttttttcattaatatcgATTTTAGGTTTGGGTGCTTAGTTTAccttccattttcttcttttatatatttatttctttatacaaGAAACCTAAACTTCTCTTTAGTATTGTTCCTCCCATTTGATTTCGATGTCAAATCTTAGTTGGAGTTCCACAGCTACActtgttttaaaaaagattaTCTTTATTACGGTTATTCATATATATGGTATTTTATCTTACAACATTATTGTTATACACCCAACACTTTCATATGTAAGAAAACGTGTTTGTTCAAGGGTGTTTTGGTACCTGAGCTATGCTACAAAGTCTAGAATACATGATCTTTTTGTAGATTATTCGTGTAAGCATTTTGCATGTTACACCATCTATCACAAAGTTTGTATATTTGAGATTTAACATTGTTTGAATGACATAACACATCAATATTTTGTCAATGAAATGATTAAGAACAAATTAAAACGTAATCATGAACGTTTACTGCCTATGCGTACTATGATTAAGACCTAAGAAAAGTCCAACTcgtaacttcttttttttttaaatgatccAGTTGTTGGACACGTTATCCTTGATCTGATCCTTTGACTGGGTGTTTTGTCCAGAAAATATTATCAATTAAGATTGTGGTGGGACTTTTTCTGTGTGACTGTGTTGTTTGTTTAATtgtttaatatagtttttatatgttttcgaTTAGTTTAGTTtcggtttatatattttgttgaagAAGACGGATTCAAGATGACCTCGCTCTTGTGTAAAAAACGATATCAGTGAGTAAGGTTACGTTATAACAAGGAAACACATTCAAATAGTTTATAACAAGGAAACATATTCAAATAGTTTGTGTAACACTAGGCGAATCTTGAAAGTGTTGATTTAATTTCTCGGAACAAGAAAGTTGT
This genomic stretch from Raphanus sativus cultivar WK10039 chromosome 3, ASM80110v3, whole genome shotgun sequence harbors:
- the LOC108847251 gene encoding 60S ribosomal protein L2, mitochondrial, with the protein product MSALVALCRARTAASSLNSLVRPAFRSLSTGFGDVQNKTLVAEMEEKMLHMDINSMIGSSMPLGMMRIGTIIHNIEMNPGQGAKLVRAAGTNAKILKEPASGKCLIKLPSGDTRWINARCRATIGTVSNPSHGVKKLYKAGQSRWLGIRPKVRGVAMNPCDHPHGGGEGKSKSSGSRGRTSVSPWGKPCKGGYKSASVKKKKKRLAAREAKM
- the LOC108847249 gene encoding uncharacterized protein LOC108847249, translated to MSTSENKVEIVDRAHKEEDEKEEEGKGGFLDNVKGFIHDIGGKIQGTVGFGKPTADVSAIHIPKINLERADIVVDVLVKNPNPVPIPLIDIDYLIDSDGRKLVSGLIPDAGTIKAHGEETVKIPLTLIYDDIKSTYNDINPGMIIPYRIKVDLIVDVPVLGRLTLPLEKRGEIPIPKKPDVDIEKIKFQKFSLEETVAILHVRLENLNDFDLGVNDLDCEVWLADVSIGKAEISDSVKLDKNGSGLINVPITFKPKDFGSALWDMIRGKGTGYTIKGNVDVDTPFGGMKLPIIKEGGETRLKKEDDDDDEE
- the LOC130509002 gene encoding 6,7-dimethyl-8-ribityllumazine synthase, chloroplastic-like yields the protein MAKPTVERLSFFSLSLTHSLLTASAQMKSLASPPCLRLTPTSRPHLHPPQSSCFPSVIKSSSLSFSSSASGFASPLAVEKELRSSVVTEAVRHVTGSLMRGEGLRFAIVVARFNEVVTKLLLEGAIETFKKYSVREEDIQVIWVPGSFEIGVVAQNLGKSGNFDAVLCIGAVIRGDTTHYDAVANSAASGVLSAGINSGVPCIFGVLTCEDMDQALNRSGGKAGNKGAETALTALEMASLFEHHLK
- the LOC130509001 gene encoding 4-hydroxy-tetrahydrodipicolinate reductase 1, chloroplastic-like encodes the protein MAATTNWLAASSSVFLTRPVNSPVSFASRTNLIPCRSRVRFQGCVKRRLPVVLSMPATEGSGVVAVKSVLPGNGISIMVNGCSGKMGKAVIKAADSAGVNIVPTSFGSAAEAGQTVEVCGKEITVYGPAEREKVLSSVFEKHPELIVVDYTIPSAVNDNAELYSRVGVPFVMGTTGGDRNKLYETVEEAKIYAVISPQMGKQVVAFLAAMEIMAEQFPGAFAGYSLEVMESHQASKLDASGTAKAVISCFQELGVSYDMDQIQLIRDPKQQVEMVGVPEEHVSGHAFHLYHLTSPDKTVSFEFQHNVCGRSIYAEGTVDAVLFLAKKIRLKSEQRIFNMIDVLREGNMR